A genomic region of Leptolyngbya sp. FACHB-261 contains the following coding sequences:
- a CDS encoding filamentous hemagglutinin N-terminal domain-containing protein, with product MLKTWLRQGGRWGLVSSLVLVCSLGERTEAQIVPDRTLGSEHSVVRSSPDLPVDAIEGGAIRGTNLFHSFQRFNVSEGRAVYFISPEPAIQNILARVTGRSRSEILGTLGTLGGSNPNLFLINPNGVVFGPQASLDIAGSLVATSANAVKLGSGSFSASAPATSQLLTINPSALIFNAPGKPASIVNHSRAATTALGGALNGPLDRPIRGLQVLDGRSLLLVGGDLKLEQSLLTAPGGRIELGSVGGPGTVELLGSRASVLATQVPDSLTRANVSISASVLDVTGAGGSVAINSHNLDIFNGSGICAGLGSNNVCRSTTSNSGSSLDEAGNIGLNATGNIRIRQFSRIENDVNPNATGNNSNIFDAIENDKLFGSVVINGRTVSITDGAQVSTSTSGRGNAGLVFIAGSDKVRLDQATLFSTVDEGAVGDAGGILITGGSISLDHGTELQAQTSGRGLAGLVALRSQGPVSLANRSIIGSTVETTAQGRSDSGGIIIAAESLTLTNNSQLQTQTDGQGKAGPIVALTTGPVSLSDSGMFSTVESEGRGKGGNIVITAGALNLTDGSLLRADTTGQGNAGNILVQSQGPVLADNSSFSTFALSFKGGDINIDASDIRLLEGSDIVTSVLTGDQNGGRITLTADTIVALGDSDILAFAQGGRGGDITLNTPAFFSSPFYRPSPPLLDLEALLNLDGNDQVDINASGSLSTGIITLPDISFLQNSFTELPANLLDTDRLLANSCIVRRQQQEGSFIVTGSGGLPVLPDDFSESSFETYNLPSQHDQPAHSRPWRSGDPVVEPQGAYRLANGVTVLSRDCP from the coding sequence ATGCTTAAAACTTGGCTGCGACAGGGGGGGAGATGGGGGCTCGTCAGTTCCCTAGTGCTGGTTTGCAGTTTGGGAGAACGGACTGAGGCACAAATCGTTCCGGATCGCACATTGGGATCCGAACATTCAGTGGTGCGTTCCTCGCCTGATCTTCCAGTGGATGCCATTGAGGGAGGGGCCATTCGAGGAACCAACCTATTTCACAGTTTTCAACGATTTAATGTGTCAGAAGGTCGGGCCGTTTACTTTATTAGCCCAGAACCAGCTATCCAAAATATTCTGGCACGCGTCACAGGCCGTAGCCGTTCCGAAATTCTTGGCACCTTAGGAACATTAGGCGGCTCTAACCCCAATCTATTTTTGATTAATCCGAATGGTGTAGTTTTTGGGCCGCAGGCTAGCCTGGATATCGCTGGTTCTCTGGTCGCAACTAGCGCCAATGCTGTGAAGTTGGGATCAGGCAGCTTCAGCGCCTCTGCTCCTGCAACTAGTCAATTACTGACAATTAATCCTTCCGCTCTCATCTTTAATGCACCGGGTAAACCTGCAAGCATTGTCAATCACTCTAGAGCCGCTACTACAGCTTTGGGAGGAGCCTTAAACGGACCATTAGATCGCCCAATTCGAGGACTTCAAGTACTAGATGGTCGCAGCCTGTTGCTAGTTGGTGGTGACCTGAAACTAGAGCAGAGTTTGTTGACTGCTCCTGGTGGACGCATCGAACTAGGTAGCGTTGGCGGGCCTGGAACTGTTGAATTGTTAGGCAGCAGGGCCAGTGTGTTGGCCACCCAAGTTCCCGATAGTCTTACGCGGGCCAATGTATCCATCAGTGCTTCAGTTCTGGATGTCACTGGTGCTGGTGGTAGTGTTGCCATTAATAGCCACAATTTAGATATTTTCAATGGCAGTGGGATCTGTGCTGGCCTAGGCTCAAACAATGTTTGCCGTTCAACAACCTCTAATTCTGGTTCATCACTCGATGAGGCAGGCAACATTGGACTGAATGCCACTGGCAATATCAGGATTCGACAATTCAGCCGAATTGAGAATGATGTTAACCCGAATGCAACGGGCAATAACAGCAATATTTTCGACGCCATTGAGAACGATAAACTGTTTGGTTCTGTTGTGATTAATGGCAGAACAGTGTCAATTACCGATGGGGCTCAAGTCAGTACCAGTACCTCTGGTCGCGGCAACGCTGGGCTAGTGTTCATTGCGGGCAGTGACAAAGTTCGGCTAGACCAGGCAACGCTTTTCAGCACTGTCGATGAAGGTGCAGTCGGGGATGCAGGTGGCATCTTAATCACTGGAGGTTCAATCTCTCTCGATCACGGAACTGAACTTCAGGCTCAAACCAGTGGCCGAGGTCTTGCTGGGCTGGTGGCTCTCCGATCTCAGGGACCTGTTTCCCTCGCCAATAGGAGCATTATTGGCAGTACCGTGGAAACAACAGCCCAAGGCAGGAGCGACAGTGGTGGCATTATTATCGCTGCTGAATCGTTGACCCTAACTAACAATTCGCAATTGCAGACTCAGACGGACGGGCAGGGTAAGGCCGGCCCCATTGTCGCACTGACAACCGGTCCCGTTTCGCTCTCCGATAGCGGCATGTTCAGCACCGTTGAAAGTGAAGGGCGAGGCAAGGGCGGCAACATTGTGATCACCGCAGGAGCTTTGAATTTAACAGATGGCTCACTCCTTAGAGCTGATACGACCGGGCAGGGTAATGCAGGCAACATCCTTGTGCAATCCCAAGGGCCAGTGCTGGCCGATAACAGCAGCTTCTCGACCTTTGCTCTGAGCTTTAAGGGTGGCGATATTAATATCGATGCTAGTGATATCCGATTACTGGAGGGCAGTGATATTGTCACTAGTGTTCTGACTGGTGATCAAAACGGGGGGCGAATTACGCTAACCGCAGACACCATTGTTGCCCTGGGGGATAGTGATATTTTGGCATTTGCCCAAGGTGGTAGAGGGGGGGATATCACCTTGAATACTCCTGCATTTTTTAGCTCCCCTTTCTACCGCCCAAGTCCACCTCTGCTAGATCTCGAAGCATTGCTTAACCTGGATGGTAACGACCAAGTGGATATCAACGCCAGCGGCAGTCTTAGCACTGGGATTATTACACTGCCCGATATTAGCTTTTTGCAAAACAGCTTTACTGAGTTGCCAGCCAACCTACTTGATACTGATAGGTTGCTTGCTAATAGCTGTATTGTCCGCCGCCAACAACAAGAGGGCAGCTTTATCGTGACTGGGTCAGGCGGTTTACCTGTACTGCCAGATGATTTCTCAGAATCATCATTTGAAACCTATAACTTACCCTCGCAGCATGACCAGCCTGCTCATTCTCGCCCCTGGCGATCTGGAGACCCAGTAGTCGAGCCGCAAGGGGCTTATCGACTGGCCAATGGTGTTACTGTGTTGAGTCGAGATTGTCCCTAG